ACGTTGCGGAGCATGGACCGGATGCGGGTATGGGCGTACTGGAGGTAGACGCCGGTGTTGCCGGTGAAGGAGACCATGCGGTTGACGTCGAAGGCGTAATCCTTGACCCGTGAGGTAGACAGGTCGGCGTACTTGACCGCCCCGATCCCGGCCTGCTCGGCGATCCGGTCGAGTTCCGCTGGATCGAGGCCAGGGTCTTTCTCCGCGACGACGGCGCGGGCGCGGGCGACGGCGTCGTTGAGGAGGTCCATCAGCCGGACGGTGCCCCCGGCGCGGGTCTTGAACGGGCGCCCGTCGGGGCCGAGCACGGTGCCGTAGGGCACGTGGGCGGCGTCGACACCGTCAGTGAGCCACCCGGCGCGACGGGCGGCCTCGAAGATCAGCTGAAAGTGCAGGGCCTGCCGGGAGTCCGTTACATAGAGCAGCCGGGTGGTCTTGAGGTTGTGGATGCGGTAGCGGATGGTGGCCAGGTCGGTGGTGTCGTAGCCAAAGCCGCCGTCGCGCTTACGCACCATTAGCACAGCCGGGCCCCCTTCGGGGCCAGTGACCTCCTCGGAGAAGATCACTACTGCGCCCTCGCTGTCGACCGCGATTCCGGCGTCGACGAGTTCGGTGATGGTGTCGGCGAGCAGCAGGTTATAGAAGGACTCGCCGACCGAGTCTTCGGGAGTAAGCAGCACGCCGAGCCGGTCGTAGATGACCTGGAACGCCTTCTCGGATTCGTCAACGATCTCCTTCCATCGGGCGACGGTGGCCGGGTCGCCGGATTGCAGGGCGACCACGCGGGCGCGGGAGCGGTCGGCGAAGGCGGGGTCGGCGTCGAACGCCTTGCGCGCAACCTTGTACAACTCGTCCAGCGCAGACACCGCGGAGGTAGTGCCGGAGAGTTCGTCCTGGTGCCAGGTGGCCTCGGGGTGCTCGTCGAGGTACTGGATGAGCATGCCGAACTGGGTGCCCCAGTCTCCGAGGTGGTTCTGCCGGATCACGTCGGCACCGAGGAAGCCGAGTACCCGGGCGAGGCTGTCCCCGATGATCGTGGTGCGCAGGTGACCGACGTGCATCTCCTTGGCGACGTTGGGCGCGGAGTAGTCGATGACTGTGCGCCGCCCCTCTTCCGGGGTGCCGACGCCTAGGCGCGGGCTGGCCAGCCGCCTGGCCACCTGGTCCCAAACGACCTGGTCTGGGACGGTGATGTTCAGAAAACCTGGCCCGGACAGTTCGACCGAGCCGATCGGGTCGCCCTCGAGGACCATGCTCACCTCGGTGGCGAGATTACGAGGTTTAGTGCCGACACGCTTCGCCAGTGATAGGGCCGCGTTGGACTGGAAGTCGGCGTGCTCGGATCGGCGTACCAAGGGATCTGCTCCCGTCAGTTCGGGGCGTGCACGGCCGATCGCCTCCAACACCGCGGCGGCGACCTGGTCGAGCAGCGGCAGCACGTCGTGTTTACTCACAGATACAGTCCTCCTCCGTCGTTCGCCATTGTTTCAGGGGCAGCCCGCCAGGCCACGTCCGGCCACGGGGTGCGTGAGAGCAGGACTGTGTGGTCGCTCATCAGATACTTGTGTGTCGCCTATGCTGATCACATGTCGTCGCTCAAGTGGTTGCGCCGCCACGCAGTCGGCTGGTCATTGCCGCGTAAGCCCGGCCTGCTTGCCGATGTGCTCGCAGAGACGGAGTTTGTCCAGGCTGATCCGATCCGAGCACCGGCCAGGGCCCAGGACCTGATACTGCGACAGCGGGTGCGCGGTTACCGGGTTGGTGACCTCGACCAGTGCTATGCGGAACTCGAGATCGACGAGGATGTGCTCTACGCCTACGGCTACACGGCCCGCCGGCTGCGGCCGTACCTGCATCCGCGGCACGATCGCCACAGCCCCGACGGGGTTTTCCGGCCGTGCGGGCAAGCCGCCGAGATTCTCGAGTTCGTTCGCGAGAGCGGCCTGGCCCATCCCCGCGATGTCCAGGCACACTTCGGTCACCAGAAAGCCACGAACGACTGGGGAGGTACGTCGTCGGCGACTACCATGACGCTCGAACGGCTCCACCACTTCGGTTTCTTGCGCGTCGTCGACCGGGTCGCCGGAGTTCGCCGGTATCAGATCGCTCCCCCGCTGGGCGATCCGCTGGGCCTGGCCCAGCGGCGGCGGGCCTTGGTACTGCGGGTGGCCCGCACGCTCGCACCGGTGACTGAATCAACGCTCGGCAGTGCCGCGAGCCGTCTGGTGTCTTGGCTGCACGCCCCCGACACCCCGCGGCGCGGCATCCGGGTGGTTCGGGAACTGCTGGCGCGAGGCGAGTTGGAGGCAATGACGATCGACGGCGTTCGTTACGTCTGGCCTGCTGACCTGGTGCCCGTGGATGCGGAGCCGCCTGCGCGCGTCCGGTTTCTCGCGCCATTCGATCCGGTGGTGTGGGATCGTAAGCGTTTCGGCCATATTTGGGGCTGGGACTACAGGTTTGAGGCCTACACGCCTGCGGCCAAACGTGTCCTGGGGTACTACGCGATGCCGATGCTGTGGCGCGACAAGGTCATCGGGTGGGCCAACTGCGCTGACATCACCAGCAGTGTCGAGGTGGGTTTTGTCGACGGGGCGCCGAAGGGGGTGGCGTTCGAGAAAGCCTTGGACTCGGAGGTCGGTCGACTCAAAGCGTTCCTCTCTCCAGAGTGACCCTGGCTTGGGCTGGTCCACCGACGCGGTCCATCGGCGCGACGGTGGCGGATCAATACCGACCTAATACCCTGGTCCCCTCTACTGATGCCTATGTCGCGGGGTTGCCACCGTCCTGGTCGATCCGGCGACTCTCTTGTCCGCCTTAGCATTCTCGAGAGAGGGCCAGGGATTCGCTTGTCGTCTGATGTCAGATCGAAGCCGACCGCACCGCTGGCTCGGTTTCGCAGTGTATTTACCGGCATGCTCCTCGCTCCCGGAGACCAGGGCTATGACGCGGCGCGGCGCGTATGGAACGCGATGTTCGATCGCAAGCCTGCGCTGATCGCCCGTTGCCGCACCACCGGCGACGTGCGGGAGGCACTGCGGTACGCAGCCATCGTGAACCTGCCGGTGACGGTGCGAGGCGGTGGCCACAACGTGGCGGGTGCGGCAGTCGCGGATGGAGCACTGCTCATCGATCTCTCGCTGATGCGTGACGTTCGGGTGGACCCCGTCGGCCGGGTAGCGCGGGCGCAAGGAGGTTGTTTGCTCAGCGACCTCGATGCGGCGACGACGGCGCACGACCTGGCCTGCCCCGCTGGGGTCGTGTCGCACACCGGTCTTGGCGGTCTGGTACTCGGTGGGGGATACGGATGGTTGGCCCGGCAATGGGGGCTGACCTGTGATCACTTGATCGCAGCCGAGGTGGTGCTCGCGGACGGTTCCGTCGTTGAAGCGTCGGAGAGCGAACACGAGGACCTCATGTGGGCTCTCCGTGGAGGTGGCGGCAACTTCGGGGTCGTCACCCGCTTCACGCTGCGACTCCGCCCCGTCGGCACGATTCACCATCACACGGCCGTATATCCTGCCGGTGACGCCGTTTCCGTATTGCGGGCCTACCAGACCTTTGCCGAACAGCAGCCGGATGAATCGCATGTCGTTGGGGCGTTCCAGCAGGCGGGCGCGAAGGAGTGGGTTCCAGCCGCTCTGGTCGGCGCTCCGGCACTGTTCCTCACTGCGATCCACACCGACGCTGATCGCAACTGGCCGGACCGGGTCGCGTCGTTCGTCCAGTCGACGGCTCCGGCCGCCGGCTCCTCCCGATCGATGTCCTATCGGGAGCTCCAGTCGATGGCCGATAGGAGCGAACCACACGGGCACCGCTACTTCACCAAGTCCCGTTACCTCACCCGGATCGCCGACCCCGCTGAGGAGCTCACTGAGGCGGCCCTGCGTAGCCCGGCACCGTGGTCGTCTATCGACTTCGAGTACTTACGAGGCGCCATTGTGCGCCCACCGCCTGGTGGTTCCGCCTTTCCCAACCGGGACGCCTCGTATATCTGCACCGTCTCCGCGCACTGGGCGGATCGTCATCGGGACGTGGAGAACATCGAATGGGCGAGGCAGGCGATCGAGCGCCTGGAGCCTTGGCTGGACGCTGGCGCGTACCTCAACTACACCAACCGAGAACCGGGCGAGAACGCGGTATGGATTTACGGGACCGAGCGACACGGCCACCTGGCCAAGGTTAAGAAGCGGTACGATCCGGATAATGTTTTCCGCGGCATTCAGAACATCGATCGCATCTGACCACACACGCACGCCTTCTTCGTCGCGTCCGAAATTGTCTCTCTCTGGGTGGTGGAAATATGGCAGGCCGGAAATCGTTGGATAAAATTTCCCTGAGCGCGCCGCGGACATGGAGCAACGAGAAGGGCGCCTTCCTGAGCGCCCTGAGGTCCCCCTGGTACCAGCTCGTCACTAACCTGGAGGACACGGTACTCGCCGGCACCGTGGACTATGCGCACAGTCGTGGGCTCAGAGCCATGTACCCACCTATGACCACGCGCACGGTTACGTGCCCGTCGGGACTCGGCAGCGACTCCGCGCCCGTTAGGGTGGCTGTTTGCGGAGTGGATACCTACCTTGTCGACTCACTCCAGTTCTCCCTAGAGTATGGGATGCGAATCTTGCCCGGCGGCAGCTTCACGATCATGCCGTCGTTCCGACACGAAGAGCCGGACGGCACGCATCTCGGCCAGTTCTTGCACAGCGAGGCTGAGATCCCAGGCGGACTGGATGAGCTCACCGATTACGTGGAGGGATACGTTCGTCATCTCACGTGGATGATTCTGGACCGGCATGCGGACGACGTGGCCGCGGCGGCATGCGGACTCTCCCATATGGAGCGAATGCTCGAGAGTTCGGATCCCTTTCTCCGGCTCACCTTCGACGACGCGGCCGACCTCCTGCACAACGACTCCCGCTACGTACAGGACGAGGGTGACTGGCGGATTCTCACCCGCGAAGGTGAACGGCGGCTGATGGACACCGTAGGAGAGTTCGTCTGGGTTACCGATCACGACCACCTCTCGGTGCCGTTCTACCAGGCGTTCGCGAATAGCGGCCAGACCAAGGCGGCCAACGCCGACCTACTGTTCGGCATGGGTGAGGTCGTCGGATCTGGCGAGCGGCACGTCAGTGGTGACGAGGTTCGTAAAGCGCTGGCGCTGCACGACGTCCCCGAACGCGACTACGACTGGTACATTCGCATGAAGGACGAGTTCCCCATGCGGACCTCAGGGTTCGGCATGGGCGTCGAACGCTTCCTCATGTGGGTACTCCACCATGATGACATTCGAGACATCCCCGTCATCTCCCGCGTAGCCGAGGACCAGCAGTGGCCGGACAGCGTGCACCGTCCCTGAGCACAACTGTAAGCAACTTCCCGAAAAGAGGATCGACGTGCCGACACTCTTATTTGCTAATCCCAACAGTCGTGCGATGGTTTCTCGCTTGGAGGACATACCGGAAGACGTGCGACCGACGTACGACACAGTCGCTTCTCGTCTACTATGGACTCTAGACAATAGAGACGTCGCCGTCGTCCCGGGACCTGCGGACGCCGAGTTCGTCGACTACGTCAGGCGCGTGCTCGGCTTGACCGGAAGCGGGCCGACCGTGCTGAGCCTGCAGGACTTTGACCGGGCGAGTTGGTATCCGGGCGACAATCCGGAGCTGATCGTCGACCTGAAGCGCCGGATCGGTGCCGAGCAGCCGTGGTCGGTGCGATGTTACCTGCATGACCGGGACGTCGCACACTGGCAACGGCTACTCGGTCTCGAAAGCGAATGGACACCCTACGCCCAGAACATGGCCGAGCTGGTCAACACCAAGTCGGTCTTCCGGACGCTCGCTGAGGCGGAAGGCATTCCGGTGCCGGAAGGTCGTGTGGTCGACCCCGGCGCGGAACTTGTCGACACCGTCACCGATCTACTCAGCCGTACCGGTTCGATCATCCTTAAGGAAGATCGGAACTCGGGCGGCGACGGCAACACCCTCGTCACCACGGATCACGACGTGCGCCACATTGGCGCCTACCACGCGGTGCAGCTTCCGGCGTCCGACTGCGCGAATGTCGCCGCGGCTCTCGATGAGATCGGGTTGGCAAGCCCACCGGCGGCGCCGCGTTTCACGTCTCCGGCGAAGTTCATCTGTGAAGTCTATCACCCTAACGCCCGGACGTTGTCCCCGGAACTCCACATCCCCCGCACCGGCACGCCCGTGCTGCTGAATTACGGGGACATGCGCATGGAGCCGGTGTGGAACGGTTACGTCATCCCACCCCAAGACCTCGCACCCCCACTGCACGCCCGGCTGTGTGCGGTCAGCCAGCAGATCGCCCTCGTCGCCCAGCGCATGGGTTACCAGGGCTTGATAAATATCGACGCCATTGTCACCCCGGCGGGCGAGCTGCTGTTCACCGAGTTCAACGGGCGCGCTGGCGGAGCGACTAACATCGATGTGATCGCCAGGCGGCTGATCGGGCCGGAGTTCATGGACACGCATGTCCTCGTGACGCGCAATGGTATGAAGTCACCTCGGGTGGGAGAAGTCGCCGGACTTCTCGACGACCGTGGGTTGCATTTCGATCGGGCGAAGAGCGCCGGCGTCGTCATCACCACCAACAACGCGGCGCTGGGGACGATCGAGTACGTCGCGTTCGGCAGGGATTGGGCCGAAGCCGAGTCGTACGAGTTGCGGCTGGAGGAGTTGTTGCGCGAGGTGGCCTAAAGATCTTTCGGTAATATGGTGAGTCGTTGTGGGTGATTTGTCTTGTCTGGTAGGATAATCGTGGCGTGTCGACACCTTCACGATCGGGCGGCCAGCGCCAGAAGGCCCGTGCTGGCAGCAAAGTACGTGCTCGCAGGGACTTCGAAGCGCTGCGGGAACGCCGTATGCGGGCGGCGGAGCTGTTTGCCCAGGGCAAGCGGCAGGTCGATGTGATGGTGGAGTTGGAGGTGTCGGCGCAGACCGCGTCGCGATGGCATCGGGACTGGCTGGCCGGGGGGCGCAGGGCGCTGGCCGGTGCTGGGCGTGCCGGACGGTTACCGCGGTTGTCTGACGGGCAGATCGCCGAGGTCGAGGCGGCATTGGAACTCGGGCCGAAGGCGAACGGGTATCCGCCCGATATGTGGACGCTGGCCCGGGTCGCCGAGGTGATCGAGAAGGTCACCGGGGTGCGGTACTCCACCACGCAGACCTGGACGATCCTGCGCGAACGGCTGGGCTGGAGCAGGCAGTGTCTCGCACGGCGTGCCGTCGAACGCGACGACGAGGCCATCGAGCAGTGGGTCAAGACCGAGTGGCCGCGCATAAAAAGGGGCCCGGCACCGCGGGGTCCGGAGCTGCTTCCAGGACGAGTCCGGATTCTCCCTGCTGCCCGCAGTGAGGGCCACGTGGGCGCCCCGCGGGCGACCCACCGGTTCAACTGGACCCGCATGTCCATGTCCGGGACACTGGCGTACCGGCCCGACCGCAGCGAAGCGACGTTGGTGTTCCAGATCAAAGAAGGCAGCTACAACACCGACTCGCTGATCGGCTTCCTCACCGACCTGCACGACCACCTCGACGGCCAACCCGTCACCCTGATCTGGGACGGCCTGCCATCCCACCGCTACAAGGCCATGAAAGCCTGGCTGGCGACCCAACGCCACTGGCTGAGGGTCGAACCCCTGCCCGGCTACGCCCACGACCTCAACCCCATGGAACAGGTCTGGGCAACGTCAAAACCCGCGAACTGGCCAACCTCTGCCCCGACACCATCGACCAAGCCCACAACGCCGCACAGACCGGCCTGGAACGCATCGGCACCAGCTGCCAGCTGTGCTTCAACTTCCTCGACCATACCGGCCTTTCCCTATAACCACCCTCACCCAAATACCGAAAGATCTTTAATGGGAGCTGCCGGGGCCGTCGCAGGGGAGTGTCAGCGATCTTGTGGGTGATGATGTGATCACCTTGTCACTGCTGAACGTCGAGCCGGTCGCCGTAGTGCATGGCGAGTGCGTTCAACGCCTGCTTCCAGCCTACTACCTTTCCAGTGACATTGGAACGGTTCTTGAGTGGATTATTGATCACGAGATAGAGCACTTTGAGCGCGGCCTGATCGTTCGGGAAATGACCGCGCCGCCGGGTAGCTTGCCGAAACCGGGCGTTCAGGCTCTCAATCGCATTCGTCGTGTACACCAGCCTCCGCAACTCGGGCGGATAAGCAAGGAACGGTGTGAACTGTTCCCAACTGTTACGCCACAACCTGACCATCGCCGGATAGCGTTCCCCCCACTCGGCGCAGAACTCGACGAACTGCACCTCGGCGGCCTCCGCAGTGGGCGCGGTGTACATCAGCTTGAGCCGTTTCGTGATCGCCGACCAATACTTCTTCGATGCGTAACGCAGGCTCGCCCGCACCAGGTGTACGACGCACAGCTGGACCTCCGCCTGGGGCCACAACGCGGCGATCGTCTCGGGAAGCCCCTTCAGGCCGTCACAGGCAACGACCAGGACATCCTCGACACCACGGTTCTTGAGGTCAGACAGATGGTTCAGCCAACCCTTGGCCCCTTCGCCGCCGGTACCGACCCACATGCCCAG
The sequence above is drawn from the Amycolatopsis aidingensis genome and encodes:
- the argS gene encoding arginine--tRNA ligase; this encodes MSKHDVLPLLDQVAAAVLEAIGRARPELTGADPLVRRSEHADFQSNAALSLAKRVGTKPRNLATEVSMVLEGDPIGSVELSGPGFLNITVPDQVVWDQVARRLASPRLGVGTPEEGRRTVIDYSAPNVAKEMHVGHLRTTIIGDSLARVLGFLGADVIRQNHLGDWGTQFGMLIQYLDEHPEATWHQDELSGTTSAVSALDELYKVARKAFDADPAFADRSRARVVALQSGDPATVARWKEIVDESEKAFQVIYDRLGVLLTPEDSVGESFYNLLLADTITELVDAGIAVDSEGAVVIFSEEVTGPEGGPAVLMVRKRDGGFGYDTTDLATIRYRIHNLKTTRLLYVTDSRQALHFQLIFEAARRAGWLTDGVDAAHVPYGTVLGPDGRPFKTRAGGTVRLMDLLNDAVARARAVVAEKDPGLDPAELDRIAEQAGIGAVKYADLSTSRVKDYAFDVNRMVSFTGNTGVYLQYAHTRIRSMLRNVDDPDVTIDPNIPLEPAERALALELDAYASILAEVSASLEPHRLCGYLYDLARDFTAFYENCLVLKASEPTRSNRLALCQLTARTLNHGLGLLGITAPERM
- a CDS encoding DNA glycosylase AlkZ-like family protein, translated to MSSLKWLRRHAVGWSLPRKPGLLADVLAETEFVQADPIRAPARAQDLILRQRVRGYRVGDLDQCYAELEIDEDVLYAYGYTARRLRPYLHPRHDRHSPDGVFRPCGQAAEILEFVRESGLAHPRDVQAHFGHQKATNDWGGTSSATTMTLERLHHFGFLRVVDRVAGVRRYQIAPPLGDPLGLAQRRRALVLRVARTLAPVTESTLGSAASRLVSWLHAPDTPRRGIRVVRELLARGELEAMTIDGVRYVWPADLVPVDAEPPARVRFLAPFDPVVWDRKRFGHIWGWDYRFEAYTPAAKRVLGYYAMPMLWRDKVIGWANCADITSSVEVGFVDGAPKGVAFEKALDSEVGRLKAFLSPE
- a CDS encoding FAD-binding oxidoreductase; translation: MFDRKPALIARCRTTGDVREALRYAAIVNLPVTVRGGGHNVAGAAVADGALLIDLSLMRDVRVDPVGRVARAQGGCLLSDLDAATTAHDLACPAGVVSHTGLGGLVLGGGYGWLARQWGLTCDHLIAAEVVLADGSVVEASESEHEDLMWALRGGGGNFGVVTRFTLRLRPVGTIHHHTAVYPAGDAVSVLRAYQTFAEQQPDESHVVGAFQQAGAKEWVPAALVGAPALFLTAIHTDADRNWPDRVASFVQSTAPAAGSSRSMSYRELQSMADRSEPHGHRYFTKSRYLTRIADPAEELTEAALRSPAPWSSIDFEYLRGAIVRPPPGGSAFPNRDASYICTVSAHWADRHRDVENIEWARQAIERLEPWLDAGAYLNYTNREPGENAVWIYGTERHGHLAKVKKRYDPDNVFRGIQNIDRI
- a CDS encoding amino acid--tRNA ligase-related protein, with amino-acid sequence MAGRKSLDKISLSAPRTWSNEKGAFLSALRSPWYQLVTNLEDTVLAGTVDYAHSRGLRAMYPPMTTRTVTCPSGLGSDSAPVRVAVCGVDTYLVDSLQFSLEYGMRILPGGSFTIMPSFRHEEPDGTHLGQFLHSEAEIPGGLDELTDYVEGYVRHLTWMILDRHADDVAAAACGLSHMERMLESSDPFLRLTFDDAADLLHNDSRYVQDEGDWRILTREGERRLMDTVGEFVWVTDHDHLSVPFYQAFANSGQTKAANADLLFGMGEVVGSGERHVSGDEVRKALALHDVPERDYDWYIRMKDEFPMRTSGFGMGVERFLMWVLHHDDIRDIPVISRVAEDQQWPDSVHRP
- a CDS encoding preATP grasp domain-containing protein, yielding MVSRLEDIPEDVRPTYDTVASRLLWTLDNRDVAVVPGPADAEFVDYVRRVLGLTGSGPTVLSLQDFDRASWYPGDNPELIVDLKRRIGAEQPWSVRCYLHDRDVAHWQRLLGLESEWTPYAQNMAELVNTKSVFRTLAEAEGIPVPEGRVVDPGAELVDTVTDLLSRTGSIILKEDRNSGGDGNTLVTTDHDVRHIGAYHAVQLPASDCANVAAALDEIGLASPPAAPRFTSPAKFICEVYHPNARTLSPELHIPRTGTPVLLNYGDMRMEPVWNGYVIPPQDLAPPLHARLCAVSQQIALVAQRMGYQGLINIDAIVTPAGELLFTEFNGRAGGATNIDVIARRLIGPEFMDTHVLVTRNGMKSPRVGEVAGLLDDRGLHFDRAKSAGVVITTNNAALGTIEYVAFGRDWAEAESYELRLEELLREVA
- a CDS encoding IS630 family transposase; the protein is MSTPSRSGGQRQKARAGSKVRARRDFEALRERRMRAAELFAQGKRQVDVMVELEVSAQTASRWHRDWLAGGRRALAGAGRAGRLPRLSDGQIAEVEAALELGPKANGYPPDMWTLARVAEVIEKVTGVRYSTTQTWTILRERLGWSRQCLARRAVERDDEAIEQWVKTEWPRIKRGPAPRGPELLPGRVRILPAARSEGHVGAPRATHRFNWTRMSMSGTLAYRPDRSEATLVFQIKEGSYNTDSLIGFLTDLHDHLDGQPVTLIWDGLPSHRYKAMKAWLATQRHWLRVEPLPGYAHDLNPMEQVWATSKPANWPTSAPTPSTKPTTPHRPAWNASAPAASCASTSSTIPAFPYNHPHPNTERSLMGAAGAVAGECQRSCG